Below is a window of Haloterrigena alkaliphila DNA.
GCGCCGAGGAGAACGCGACCGCCGAGGAAAACGCGACTGCGGATGAGAACGCCACTGAGGAGAACGCCACCGAGACCGGCGAGACGGTCTCCGAAGCCGCCGCGTCGTCGATCTCGATCGAGACGCTGGACGCCAACACCGTCACCCTTCAGGACGCGACCGAACTCCAGGCGGTCACCGAAACGAGTGACGGAGAGAACGCCACCGAGACGGGGAACGAGAGCGAGTAAGCGAACGAAACGGCCAACGAGTCGTAGTCGACCGTCGGTTCGATCCGATCGGGACGGGCGGATTCGATCGGTCGACCGATCGCCGATGGGTCCCCGTGCGATCGATTTTTACAGTCGAGACACCGCCCCGGCCAGTCGTGACGCTCCGCCGGAACGCGGAAGGCGACGTCGGCGTAGTCTCGCGGTTACGCGTCGGCTTCGAACAACTGGTAGTACGACAGCGCGAGAACGGTCCGGCCGTCGCGGATCTCGCCGTCGCGGACGGCCTCGAGGAGGTCCGCGAACGAGCGCCGAGTCACGCGAATGCTCTCGTTGTGGTCGAGTCGCTGCTCGGCGGTCGCGCGACAGCCGCGGGCGACGAAGAAGTGCAGGACGGCGTCCGCGATGCCGTTGGCCGGCTCGACGGTCACCAGGGGCTCGAGCCGATCGGCCTCGTGGCCGGTCTCCTCGGCGAGTTCGCGGCGGGCGGCGGCCTCGAGGTCGTCGTCCTCGGGTTCGGTGCCGCCGACGGGGAGCCCGCGGTTCACGCGGTCGACGGCCTGGCGCCACTCCTCGATGCAGACGACGTCGCCGTCGGGGGTGAACGGGAGCACGCAGACGCTCGGCGACTCGGAGAGGTAGTCGAACTCGGTTTCGGTGCCGTCGGGGAGCCGAACGCTCTCGTTAACCACGTCGAAGCCCGGACAACTGTAGGCTATTCGCCTGTCCATCGTCTCCCAGACGAGCGGATCAGTGGACATAGCGACCTGTACGGCGGTGGTCGCCAAAAGCGCCCCGTCACGGCACAGAGTCGAAACCGGCGTCCGGTGGACGCTCATTACCCACCCACTGTATTGCGTTTCCGGGCGGTTTAGCACACGTATTTGCTCTATAACAAAGTCACAGATAGGTGAACGTCGTCACTCAGAGGGTGATCCATGGATCAGCTAACCGGATTCCAACGCGACTTGCTGTACGTGATCGCAGGTAAAGACCGTCCGTCAGGGCAGGAGATCCTCGACGACATCAACGACTACATCGATCAGCCGGTCACGCACGGCCGGCTGTATCCCAATCTCGACACGCTGGTCGAGAAGGAACTGGTCGAGAAGGGGGAACTCGACCGACGGACGAACTACTACGCACTGACGCCGAAAGGCCGACGCGCGCTGCAGCGCCGTCAGGAGTGGGTCGAACAGTACGTCGACGTCTAACACTCCTGCGCGACCGCTGTGGCCTTCTCGAGGACCGAGATCGCATAGCGCCCCGCTCGACGGCGTCCGGCCGCTGATGGGCCCACGGAACGGCAAACGAGCGGGTCGATGATGTCGTCGACGACCGTCAGGGGTGTCAGCGGAGACCGAGTACTCGGGGCGGGCGGCTGAGGCACCGGTCTGCGATCAGTCGTCGGCCGTTGTCGGTTCTGCGTGGTGCCCGTCGCTGGACCCGTTTCGGTCGCCCGTTTCGTTTCCGGACTCGTCGTCATCGTCACCGGCCTCGAGTTCGTCGTCTCCCTCGTCGTCCTCGCGATCGTCCCCTTGCGCTCGTTCCGTCGTCCCGTCGAGGGCGAGGTACACGTCGAACGATCGGTCGTCCTCGGCGTCGTCGCGGGAGTCATCGTCGCTGTCGTCCGTCTCGGCGTCGATTTCGACTCCCTCCTCGCCCTCGAGGTAGCCGATGGCGTAGGCCGTGTACGCTTGGCCCGCTTCGAGGTCGAGTTCGACCGTCACGACCGGGTCGGACTGCGAGATCACTTCGTCGTCATCCAGTTCGTCGCCGGACGGGTCGTTCGCCGGGAAGAATCCGAGCGCTTCGGCCTCGGGATCGACCGGGGCGTATCCCGACGGTTCGGTAAACGCGACGTCTTCGAAGAGTATCGTGTCGTTCTCCGACTCGGCGATGTCGACGGTCGGCGTGTCCGGTGACGCGTGGACCACTCGGACGAGTGCAGTCCCCTCCTGGACGTCGTCCGGGCCGCGGTCGGCGAGGACGAGGAACTGGAGACCCCCCGTCTCGGAGTCGCTCCCGTCGCCGAGCGACGGGTCAGCGCCGTCGCTCGCGGTCTCGTTGGTGGCGTTCGTCTCTGCGGTCTCGTTCGCGGCGTCGACGCCGTCCCCGGAGTCGTCGCCCGTCTCGTCGCCCTCGAGTTCGCCGATCGCCGCGACCGTGTAGTACCCCGTATCGACGGGGACGGTCTCCTCGAGGACGGGCTCCGCTTCGCCGGCGGGCGTGATCGAAACCGTGTACGTTCCCGGTTCGATGCCGAGATACGGCGAGAGAACGCCGTAACTGACGTCCGTGAGGATCTGTTGATCGTCGACGTAGACGTCCACGTTCGGCGCGTCGGGTGCGAAGTGACCGACCCGGATCGAACCAACTTCGTCGGCCGATGGCTCCTGTCCGCTGTCCTGGTGTTCGTTGACGGCCAGTGCCGTGCCGGTGAGCGCCGATCCGGCACCGACGACACCGATCGTCCTGATCGTCGAACGTCGTGATAGTGTCATGCTACGTTCGGAAGGGGGGCGTGAAATCGAGAAAAACCGCTCAGTCAGTTCCCCTGATTGTCGTCTCGTTTACTCGACGGGTCGAAGTGTAGAACGACCATACTGATCGAAACGAGGGCCTACTGGGGTCTGGTCGCCGCTCGAGCCTCGTTACGCGCCGTCGCCGAGAGACACGTGTGAGAGGTCCGCCTCGAGGTCGTCGACGTGCTCGTTGAACGCGTCGACGAACGCGCCCACGTCCTCCGCGAGCCGACGCACCTCGGCGGCGGACGGCGGGCCGTACTGCGAGAGGAGGTAGGTCCCGTCGGAGCCGCCGACGCGCAGGTAGGCGGCCACGTCGCCGTCCCACTTGAGTTCCCAGCGCGTGCCGGACACCGTCGTCGCGTAGGTGCCGTACTCCCCCTCGAAGCGGTGGAGTTCGCTCGCCATCGCGTTTCCGACCTCGCGGATTCGCTCGAGGATCCGGTCGCGTTCGGCGACCAGTTCGGCCGTCGACTCGATCTCGGGGAACTCGTCGGGGACGTCCGCGAGGATCCCGTCGAACGAGCGCACGTAGGCGTTGTAGGCCGCGACGAACGCCCCGTAGTCGGTCATCGCCGTCTCGAGCGCCTCGGGTTCGGGCGGCTGTTTGCTCGAGACGACGTAGATCTCCGACCCCGACTTCGGATCGAATCGGAGGTACTGGACGTCGCCGGCCTCGTACTTGAGCGTCCAGGCGCCCGCGTCCGTCGTGAACTCCTGCTGGCCGTAGTCGCCGCCCTGCAGGACGGCGAGTTCGCGCGCGATCTCTCCCGCGTGCGTTCGCACCCGCGCCGCCAGTTCGTCGCGCCGCTCCGCGATTTCGTCCATCTCCTCGACGTCCGTCTCGAGTCCCTCGGTCATCACTCGAGGGAGGGGCTGCGGACCGATACCCCTTGCGCCTCGGCACTCACTCGCTTCGCGTACCACCCGACGCACCGGGGCGATCGTCCTCGCCTCGCTCGGTCGTCGTCCGGTTCCGTGGCGCCGGTTCCGTGGCGCGGGGCCGACCGCCGGCTACAGCGCCGCCTCGCTCGCCAGCGCGTCGGCCGCGTCCAGAACGCGACCGCGTTCCCGTTCGGCCTCGACCCGATTCTCGAGCAGGTCCCGGCCGAGGGACTCGAGTTCCGGAACCGAGGCTGCCTCCCACTCGCCGTCCTCGCGGACGAGGACTCGCTCCTCGTCGGGTCGCCACTCGAAGCGCCAGTCCCGCCCGCGGATCGCGACGGCCGGATCGTAGTTGCGGGCCCACGCGGTCGGCTCGAGCAGGTCCTCGAAGTCGTCGCCGGTCGCGAGCCGCGGGAGCAGTTCCGGCAGTCCTCGGAGCGAAAACGGGTGGTCGACGGTTCCCTCGGGCCCGTTCGCGACGACGAACGGGACGTGGAGCATCTCCTCGGAGACCGCCGGACCGTGGCCGTAGATGCCGTTCTCGCCGAAGGCCTCGCCGTGGTCGCCGGTGACCGCGAGCAGGGGGTCGCCGTCGACGTCCGCGAGGAACCGGCGAACGAACTCGTCGGTGTAGCGGATCGTGTCGTCGTAGGAGTCGACCAGCACGTCGTGGAACACCGACTCGAACGGCAGGTCGTACTGCCCGGCGAACAGCGACATGTTCGCGGGATAGCTCAGGAACCGCGACCGCGAGCGGTAGTCGCCGGGCGGGAGGTAGGGCATGTGGACGTCGACGAGAAAGAGCCACAGGAAGTACGGCGAGTCGGCCGACTCCGTCCACGCCAGCACGTCGTCGGCGAACGACTCCCAGTCCATGAACATGTCCTGCCCCTGGACCCAGTTGAGCAACTGGGCGGCGGCGTCGCCGACGAACCCGCGCTGATCGCCCCCTTGCGCGACGAGGCCGTCGGCGAGGCTCTCGTCCATGAAGTCCTCGAAGTGATTGAAGTCCCCGTCGAAGCCGAAGTACCGCGACGTCCACGGGTTGGCCGTAAACGCCGCCGTCTCGTATCCCAGTTCGTCGAACCGGTGGGGGAGGGTTCGCCGGGCCCGCATGTGCTGGCGGATCCGGTCGGTGTACCCGCCTCCGTCG
It encodes the following:
- a CDS encoding NUDIX hydrolase; this translates as MSTDPLVWETMDRRIAYSCPGFDVVNESVRLPDGTETEFDYLSESPSVCVLPFTPDGDVVCIEEWRQAVDRVNRGLPVGGTEPEDDDLEAAARRELAEETGHEADRLEPLVTVEPANGIADAVLHFFVARGCRATAEQRLDHNESIRVTRRSFADLLEAVRDGEIRDGRTVLALSYYQLFEADA
- a CDS encoding PadR family transcriptional regulator; the encoded protein is MDQLTGFQRDLLYVIAGKDRPSGQEILDDINDYIDQPVTHGRLYPNLDTLVEKELVEKGELDRRTNYYALTPKGRRALQRRQEWVEQYVDV
- a CDS encoding DUF4397 domain-containing protein is translated as MTLSRRSTIRTIGVVGAGSALTGTALAVNEHQDSGQEPSADEVGSIRVGHFAPDAPNVDVYVDDQQILTDVSYGVLSPYLGIEPGTYTVSITPAGEAEPVLEETVPVDTGYYTVAAIGELEGDETGDDSGDGVDAANETAETNATNETASDGADPSLGDGSDSETGGLQFLVLADRGPDDVQEGTALVRVVHASPDTPTVDIAESENDTILFEDVAFTEPSGYAPVDPEAEALGFFPANDPSGDELDDDEVISQSDPVVTVELDLEAGQAYTAYAIGYLEGEEGVEIDAETDDSDDDSRDDAEDDRSFDVYLALDGTTERAQGDDREDDEGDDELEAGDDDDESGNETGDRNGSSDGHHAEPTTADD
- a CDS encoding sulfatase gives rise to the protein MSDEDRLEDIVLVTVDSLRADHCGFMGYDRDVTPTLDSLAEDGLTFTNAIAPAPETNSSVSAMLTGQYMNPDLESDGGGYTDRIRQHMRARRTLPHRFDELGYETAAFTANPWTSRYFGFDGDFNHFEDFMDESLADGLVAQGGDQRGFVGDAAAQLLNWVQGQDMFMDWESFADDVLAWTESADSPYFLWLFLVDVHMPYLPPGDYRSRSRFLSYPANMSLFAGQYDLPFESVFHDVLVDSYDDTIRYTDEFVRRFLADVDGDPLLAVTGDHGEAFGENGIYGHGPAVSEEMLHVPFVVANGPEGTVDHPFSLRGLPELLPRLATGDDFEDLLEPTAWARNYDPAVAIRGRDWRFEWRPDEERVLVREDGEWEAASVPELESLGRDLLENRVEAERERGRVLDAADALASEAAL